In one Andrena cerasifolii isolate SP2316 chromosome 2, iyAndCera1_principal, whole genome shotgun sequence genomic region, the following are encoded:
- the LOC143378966 gene encoding RNA-binding protein 45 isoform X2, translating into MADHRERDSYYSQADLRSKNDDPPNSRLFVICHKSLEEDDLRKAFEKFGKIEDIWVVKDRNSGENKGVTYIKFSKTSEAAFALEEMNGKMLGSVGRPIKVMIASNRDQGSVRETNEEERWVRLFCVLPKSMTDSELQQEFLKFGPIEYATVVKDRNTNESKGFGYVKFKKVSSAARAFEECDRKYKAVFAEPKKPKPEHIDVKYNNGISSHYEGASGGYSSSNFGKSSISLEIATNYPNSEGYTHLQVIAHPALNQDQLWKLFDIVPGLDYCHLKNDVRYRMPRGQAVVVYSNPSAAAYAREKFHGFEYPPGHRMIVKPDLSSVPPKSVVKPGSSAGGIASARTDLAHLAETIAQATSLIQAAGLTAPKHSMCIKLPPVQPMASIDAEVAKRCFIVCGPPVPPIYAMKDAFCRFGNLIDVYMLPGKNCGYAKYASVESANEAIEVLHGQEICGSRLKVLEAEERNVGEDRRKRLRMDEDEN; encoded by the exons ATGGCTGACCACAGGGAAAGGGATTCATATTATTCGCAAGCGGATTTACGATCAAAAAATGACGACCCGCCGAATTCACGTTTATTCGTTATCTGTCACAAAAGCTTGGAAGAAGATGACCTCAGGAAAGCTTTCGAGAAATTTGGAAAGATCGAGGACATTTGGGTGGTTAAAGATCGGAATTCGGGCGAAAATAAAG GAGTTACGTATATTAAGTTCTCGAAAACGTCGGAGGCAGCTTTTGCTCTAGAAGaaatgaatggaaaaatgtTGGGTTCGGTTGGAAGACCTATCAAAGTAATGATTGCTTCGAA TCGTGACCAAGGATCTGTGCGTGAAACGAACGAGGAAGAAAGATGGGTTCGTCTTTTTTGTGTGTTACCTAAGTCTATGACCGACAGCGAACTTCAGCAAGAGTTTTTAAAGTTTGGACCTATCGAATACGCTACCGTGGTCAAAGATAGAAATACAAACGAATCAAAAGGTTTTGGTTACGTGAAATTTAAAAAGGTATCGAGCGCCGCGAGAGCGTTCGAAGAATGCGATAGGAAATACAAGGCTGTATTTGCCGAACCGAAGAAACCAAAACCCGAACACATCGACGTGAAGTATAACAATGGGATATCCTCTCATTACGAGGGTGCCAGCGGTGGTTACAGTTCGTCGAACTTTGGAAAGAGCAGTATTAGTTTAGAAATTGCTACGAATTATCCGAATTCCGAAGGTTATACGCATTTGCAAGTAATTGCACATCCAGCGTTGAATCAAGATCAGCTATGGAAGTTGTTTGATATTGTACCTGGTTTAGATTACTGTCATTTGAAAAATGATGTACGATATAGGATGCCCAGAGGTCAGGCTGTTGTGGTGTACTCGAATCCTAGTGCAGCAGCGTACGCAAGAGAGAAGTTTCATGGCTTCGAGTATCCTCCTGGTCATAGGATGATAGTGAAACCAGATTTGTCAAGTGTGCCTCCGAAAAGTGTCGTAAAACCTGGAAGCTCCGCAGGTGGAATCGCCAGTGCCCGGACAGACTTAGCGCATCTGGCAGAAACAATAGCTCAAGCCACATCGTTAATTCAAGCTGCAGGACTCACCGCACCAA AGCATTCGATGTGCATCAAGTTACCGCCCGTGCAACCGATGGCCAGTATAGACGCGGAGGTTGCCAAGAGGTGTTTTATTGTATGTGGACCTCCTGTACCACCTATCTACGCTATGAAGGATGCTTTCTGTAGATTTGGAAACCTCATAGACGTTTATATGCTCCCAGGGAAGAATTGTGGTTACGCGAAGTATGCTAGCGTGGAAAGTGCAAACGAAGCGATCGAG GTCCTGCACGGGCAAGAAATATGTGGTTCACGACTAAAAGTACTAGAAGCAGAAGAGCGCAACGTCGGCGAAGACCGTAGAAAACGACTAAGAATGGACGAagatgaaaattaa
- the LOC143378966 gene encoding RNA-binding protein 45 isoform X1: MADHRERDSYYSQADLRSKNDDPPNSRLFVICHKSLEEDDLRKAFEKFGKIEDIWVVKDRNSGENKGVTYIKFSKTSEAAFALEEMNGKMLGSVGRPIKVMIASNRDQGSVRETNEEERWVRLFCVLPKSMTDSELQQEFLKFGPIEYATVVKDRNTNESKGFGYVKFKKVSSAARAFEECDRKYKAVFAEPKKPKPEHIDVKYNNGISSHYEGASGGYSSSNFGKSSISLEIATNYPNSEGYTHLQVIAHPALNQDQLWKLFDIVPGLDYCHLKNDVRYRMPRGQAVVVYSNPSAAAYAREKFHGFEYPPGHRMIVKPDLSSVPPKSVVKPGSSAGGIASARTDLAHLAETIAQATSLIQAAGLTAPSLEHSMCIKLPPVQPMASIDAEVAKRCFIVCGPPVPPIYAMKDAFCRFGNLIDVYMLPGKNCGYAKYASVESANEAIEVLHGQEICGSRLKVLEAEERNVGEDRRKRLRMDEDEN; encoded by the exons ATGGCTGACCACAGGGAAAGGGATTCATATTATTCGCAAGCGGATTTACGATCAAAAAATGACGACCCGCCGAATTCACGTTTATTCGTTATCTGTCACAAAAGCTTGGAAGAAGATGACCTCAGGAAAGCTTTCGAGAAATTTGGAAAGATCGAGGACATTTGGGTGGTTAAAGATCGGAATTCGGGCGAAAATAAAG GAGTTACGTATATTAAGTTCTCGAAAACGTCGGAGGCAGCTTTTGCTCTAGAAGaaatgaatggaaaaatgtTGGGTTCGGTTGGAAGACCTATCAAAGTAATGATTGCTTCGAA TCGTGACCAAGGATCTGTGCGTGAAACGAACGAGGAAGAAAGATGGGTTCGTCTTTTTTGTGTGTTACCTAAGTCTATGACCGACAGCGAACTTCAGCAAGAGTTTTTAAAGTTTGGACCTATCGAATACGCTACCGTGGTCAAAGATAGAAATACAAACGAATCAAAAGGTTTTGGTTACGTGAAATTTAAAAAGGTATCGAGCGCCGCGAGAGCGTTCGAAGAATGCGATAGGAAATACAAGGCTGTATTTGCCGAACCGAAGAAACCAAAACCCGAACACATCGACGTGAAGTATAACAATGGGATATCCTCTCATTACGAGGGTGCCAGCGGTGGTTACAGTTCGTCGAACTTTGGAAAGAGCAGTATTAGTTTAGAAATTGCTACGAATTATCCGAATTCCGAAGGTTATACGCATTTGCAAGTAATTGCACATCCAGCGTTGAATCAAGATCAGCTATGGAAGTTGTTTGATATTGTACCTGGTTTAGATTACTGTCATTTGAAAAATGATGTACGATATAGGATGCCCAGAGGTCAGGCTGTTGTGGTGTACTCGAATCCTAGTGCAGCAGCGTACGCAAGAGAGAAGTTTCATGGCTTCGAGTATCCTCCTGGTCATAGGATGATAGTGAAACCAGATTTGTCAAGTGTGCCTCCGAAAAGTGTCGTAAAACCTGGAAGCTCCGCAGGTGGAATCGCCAGTGCCCGGACAGACTTAGCGCATCTGGCAGAAACAATAGCTCAAGCCACATCGTTAATTCAAGCTGCAGGACTCACCGCACCAA GTTTAGAGCATTCGATGTGCATCAAGTTACCGCCCGTGCAACCGATGGCCAGTATAGACGCGGAGGTTGCCAAGAGGTGTTTTATTGTATGTGGACCTCCTGTACCACCTATCTACGCTATGAAGGATGCTTTCTGTAGATTTGGAAACCTCATAGACGTTTATATGCTCCCAGGGAAGAATTGTGGTTACGCGAAGTATGCTAGCGTGGAAAGTGCAAACGAAGCGATCGAG GTCCTGCACGGGCAAGAAATATGTGGTTCACGACTAAAAGTACTAGAAGCAGAAGAGCGCAACGTCGGCGAAGACCGTAGAAAACGACTAAGAATGGACGAagatgaaaattaa
- the Pgd gene encoding phosphogluconate dehydrogenase, translating to MSKPVADIALIGLAVMGQNLILNMNDHGFVVCAYNRTTDKVKSFLENEAKGTKVIGAYSLKEMVEKLKPPKRVMLLVKAGAAVDAFIEQLVLLLSPGDIIIDGGNSEYQDTERRTKDLEKKGILFVGSGVSGGEDGARYGPSLMPGGNPKAWPHIKNIFQSICAKVSGEPCCDWVGETGAGHFVKMVHNGIEYGDMQLICEAYHILRNGLKLSPEEMSKVFDEWNKGELDSFLIEITRDILKYKDGKGHLLERIRDTAGQKGTGKWTAIAALDYGVPVTLIGESVFARCLSALQSERIEASAILKGPDATFEGDKKQFLEHLKNALYVSKIISYAQGFMLLREAAKVHNWNLNYGGIALMWRGGCIIRSAFLGNIKAAFDKNPKLSNLLLDDFFAKAMKECQASARVVVSTAVTLGIPTPALSTALAFYDGFRTARLPANLLQAQRDYFGAHTYELLGQEGKFVHTNWTGHGGNVSASTYDV from the exons ATGAGTAAACC TGTTGCAGATATTGCCCTCATCGGCTTAGCTGTCATGGGGCAAAATTTAATTCTAAATATGAACGACCACGGGTTTGTTGTATGTGCATACAATCGTACAACGGATAAAGTTAAATCTTTCTTAGAGAATGAAGCAAAGGGCACAAAAGTCATTGGTGCATATTCATTGAAAGAGATGGTGGAGAAATTGAAACCACCAAAAAGAGTAATGCTTCTGGTTAAAG CTGGCGCTGCTGTGGATGCATTTATCGAACAATTAGTACTTTTATTATCTCCTGGTGATATTATAATTGATGGTGGTAATTCTGAATATCAAGACACCGAGAGGCGAACCAAAGACTTGGAGAAGAAAGGAATTTTATTTGTTGGCAGCGGAGTTAGCGGAGGCGAAGATGGTGCCAGATACGGTCCATCTTTAATGCCAGGTGGAAATCCAAAAGCTTGGCCTCACATTAAAAATATCTTCCAG TCGATATGCGCAAAAGTTAGCGGAGAACCTTGTTGCGATTGGGTCGGAGAAACAGGTGCGGGGcactttgtaaaaatggtgcacAACGGTATCGAGTACGGCGATATGCAACTTATTTGCGAAGCTTATCATATTCTGCGAAACGGTTTAAAGCTTAGTCCTGAGGAGATGAGCAAAGTCTTCGACGAATGGAATAAAGGAGAACTGGATTCTTTCTTGATTGAAATCACTCGAGATATTCTTAAATATAAAGATGGGAAGGGTCACTTGCTTGAACGGATTAGAGACACAGCTGGTCAGAAAGGGACTGGAAAGTGGACAGCTATCGCCGCGTTAGATTACGGCGTTCCCGTAACCCTAATCGGTGAATCAGTCTTTGCTAGATGCCTTTCTGCTCTGCAAAGTGAAAGAATAGAAGCAAGTGCTATACTGAAAGGTCCCGATGCCACGTTCGAGGGTGATAAGAAACAATTCCTAGAGCATTTAAAGAACGCCCTTTACGTGTCCAAAATTATTTCCTACGCGCAAGGATTTATGTTATTGAGGGAAGCTGCCAAAGTTCACAACTGGAACTTGAATTACGGCGGTATAGCTCTAATGTGGCGGGGAGGATGTATTATAAGGAG TGCTTTCTTGGGGAATATCAAAGCAGCGTTCGACAAGAATCCTAAGCTTTCCAATTTATTGTTAGATGATTTCTTCGCTAAAGCTATGAAAGAATGTCAAGCCAGTGCTAGAGTAGTAGTGTCTACTGCTGTAACGCTTGGCATTCCCACACCTGCTTTATCGACTGCTCTGGCTTTCTATGACGGGTTCAGAACTGCCAGGCTTCCAGCAAACTTACTTCAAGCCCAACGAGATTACTTTGGAGCTCATACTTATGAATTACTCGGCCAAGAAGGAAAATTCGTGCACACCAATTGGACAGGGCATGGTGGTAATGTCTCTGCTTCCACGTATGACGTATAA
- the Arl5 gene encoding ADP-ribosylation factor-like 5: MGLLFAKLWSFFGNEEHKIVMVGLDNAGKTTILYQFLMNEVVHTSPTIGSNVEEVVWKNIHFIMWDLGGQQSLRAAWSTYYTNTEFIIMVIDSTDRERLGVIREELYSMLNHEELSKANVLVYANKQDLKGSMTAAEISRQLDLTSIKKHQWHIQSCCALTGEGLYQGLEWIVGRLKKT; the protein is encoded by the exons ATGGGACTACTCTTCGCAAAATTGTGGAGTTTCTTTGGCAATGAAG aacACAAAATAGTTATGGTAGGTTTGGATAATGCTGGTAAGACAACTATATTATACCAGTTTCTGATGAACGAAGTCGTTCATACATCGCCGACTATTGGATCCAACGTCGAAGAAGTAGTTTGGAAGAATATCCATTTCATCATGTGGGATCTGGGTGGACAACAAAGCCTAAGAGCCGCATGGTCCACTTACTACACTAACACCGAATTCATAATCATGGTTATAGATAGTACAGACAGAGAAAGACTCGGCGTAATAAGAGAAGAATTATATTCTATGCTGAACCACGAAGAATTGAGTAAAGCCAATGTCTTAGTTTACGCTAATAAGCAAGATTTAAAAGGCAGCATGACGGCTGCTGAAATTTCTAGGCAACTGGATTTGACATCGATTAAGAAACATCAGTGGCACATACAAAGCTGCTGCGCGCTTACAGGAGAGGG GCTCTATCAAGGACTCGAATGGATCGTTGGACGTTTGAAAAAGACATGA